A genomic segment from Deltaproteobacteria bacterium encodes:
- a CDS encoding UbiD family decarboxylase: MPGHGVARAQDVAVGLVESREVVAHLRGAVTNLPLPATAEIAVEGHIPTGRLELEGPFGEWTGYYAGGREKQPVIEVASLMYRNDPIILGTVPRRPPSDDTYISSFLSSSAIWEQMEAAGVPGIKGVWNHEGCGSQMFITIAITQLYQGHSKQAAMAAAGSYAGSYLNKMIVIVDDDIDPTDADAVLWAMCTRVDPDTDLDIMRNCWSSPLDPMAYPADRRNLNKRMLIDACRPWNQRDTFPKVAEASPALKERIRKRWPELCDI, translated from the coding sequence GTGCCAGGCCATGGCGTCGCCCGCGCACAGGACGTCGCCGTTGGGCTGGTAGAGTCCCGCGAGGTAGTCGCGCATCTGCGCGGCGCGGTCACGAACCTTCCCCTTCCCGCGACGGCCGAGATCGCCGTCGAAGGGCACATACCCACGGGACGTCTCGAGCTCGAAGGCCCCTTCGGAGAGTGGACCGGCTACTACGCCGGGGGCCGCGAGAAACAGCCGGTCATCGAGGTGGCGTCGCTGATGTACCGGAACGACCCGATCATCCTCGGCACCGTGCCGCGCAGGCCGCCCAGCGACGACACCTACATTTCCAGCTTCCTCAGCAGCTCGGCCATCTGGGAGCAGATGGAGGCGGCGGGCGTGCCGGGCATCAAGGGGGTGTGGAACCACGAGGGCTGCGGCAGCCAGATGTTCATCACCATCGCCATCACCCAGTTGTACCAGGGCCACTCCAAACAGGCCGCCATGGCCGCCGCCGGCTCCTACGCGGGCTCCTACCTCAACAAGATGATCGTCATCGTCGACGACGACATCGACCCCACCGATGCCGACGCCGTCCTGTGGGCCATGTGCACACGCGTGGACCCGGACACCGACCTCGACATCATGCGCAATTGCTGGAGCAGCCCGCTGGATCCCATGGCCTACCCCGCCGACCGCCGGAACCTCAACAAGCGGATGCTCATCGACGCCTGCCGCCCCTGGAACCAAAGGGACACGTTCCCCAAGGTGGCGGAGGCCAGCCCCGCGCTGAAGGAGCGCATCCGCAAGCGCTGGCCCGAGCTCTGCGACATCTGA
- a CDS encoding hydantoinase B/oxoprolinase family protein, translated as MRDYLAGLYQPNGDVLCAGDAMAWHVGCAAVAVRRIIERFTDEGGIFPDDMFLINDPYLAAIHQPDMYVVSPIHVDERLIGWSATFVHVADVGAMSPGGNSPGATEICHEGIRIPGIKLIERGKIRRDVFDTITNMTRQPVKVKLDFKCHLQDGAGAGKFRGGAGEESLLMTHDAPEAKIQIVALGVAGLRNSGFGIYGGHPGAPSILVQVEDSDVRKAVAAKTLPDELAEAGGTHNLLGYRDLRLNADDLLYLRCANGGGYGDPLERDPEDVLLDVADGLVSRGAAESVYGVVLADGQGVDADATREKRDMLRSERQAAVTHAPAVSEAPVREPTPFNTPSRSPWMCAPWTAARGSAAPTAATSCARATGTGATPAPWATPRPARPARSWTCSPASTCSSAGTARPAACCSSRKW; from the coding sequence ATGCGCGACTACCTCGCGGGACTCTACCAGCCCAACGGCGACGTCCTGTGCGCGGGCGACGCCATGGCCTGGCACGTGGGCTGCGCCGCCGTGGCGGTACGCCGCATCATCGAGCGCTTCACCGACGAGGGCGGGATCTTCCCCGACGACATGTTCCTGATCAACGACCCCTACCTGGCGGCCATCCACCAGCCGGACATGTACGTGGTGTCGCCGATCCACGTGGACGAGCGCCTCATCGGCTGGAGCGCCACCTTCGTGCACGTGGCCGACGTCGGCGCCATGTCGCCGGGAGGGAACTCGCCGGGCGCCACCGAGATCTGTCACGAGGGCATCCGCATCCCCGGCATCAAGCTCATCGAGCGCGGCAAGATCCGCCGGGACGTGTTCGACACCATCACCAACATGACCCGGCAGCCCGTCAAGGTGAAGCTGGACTTCAAGTGCCATCTCCAGGACGGCGCCGGCGCGGGCAAGTTCCGCGGCGGCGCCGGCGAGGAATCCCTGCTCATGACCCACGACGCCCCGGAGGCCAAGATCCAGATCGTCGCCCTGGGGGTCGCCGGGCTCAGGAATTCGGGGTTCGGCATCTACGGCGGCCATCCGGGCGCCCCCAGCATCCTGGTGCAAGTGGAGGACAGCGACGTGCGCAAGGCCGTGGCCGCCAAGACCCTCCCCGACGAGTTGGCAGAGGCCGGCGGCACCCACAACCTGCTGGGCTACCGCGACCTCCGCCTGAACGCCGACGACCTGCTGTACCTCCGGTGCGCCAACGGCGGCGGCTACGGCGATCCGCTCGAACGCGATCCAGAGGACGTCCTGCTGGACGTCGCCGACGGCCTCGTGTCACGGGGAGCCGCGGAGTCCGTCTACGGCGTGGTCCTGGCCGACGGGCAGGGTGTGGACGCCGACGCCACACGGGAGAAGCGCGACATGCTCAGGAGCGAGCGGCAGGCCGCCGTCACCCACGCTCCGGCCGTGTCCGAGGCTCCGGTGCGGGAGCCGACTCCGTTCAACACCCCCTCCAGGAGTCCTTGGATGTGTGCGCCGTGGACGGCCGCTCGTGGGTCCGCTGCACCCACTGCGGCCACGTCCTGTGCGAGAGCGACCGGGACTGGCGCGACGCCTGCGCCGTGGGCGACGCCGCGCCCAGCGAGGCCGGCCCGCTCATGGACCTGCTCACCGGCAAGTACGTGTTCCAGCGCTGGTACTGCCCGGCCTGCAGCGTGCTGCTCAAGTCGGAAATGGTGA